From a single Anaerolineales bacterium genomic region:
- the tatC gene encoding twin-arginine translocase subunit TatC, producing the protein MRNLLHGIGQGVLVYFRVLFRLIAFPFRLVYLLFEFPVRKLREFNKFLNTEPSEQPILDAVAGIASDKQVQQHFWEQVGVLRSHLLRAVIALAVTVLAAFGVAQDIMAFLAIPIGGLENLQAIQVTEELGVFMRVSMSVGIAVAFPYIAFEFWLFAAPGLKPREKKMGLAGIPLATLLFLMGMAFTFFVLLPAALPFLGGFTPISEFWAAREYFGFVTGLMFWIGIFFEFPLVIYVLSSMGLVKPEILRQQWRLAVVIIAILAAAVTPTVDPVNMGLVMIPMILLYFISIGLSYIAYAGRVRRTAGAQEHAADEGAG; encoded by the coding sequence ATGCGTAACCTGCTTCATGGAATTGGACAGGGCGTCCTTGTCTACTTCCGCGTTCTTTTTCGTTTAATCGCCTTTCCGTTCCGCCTTGTTTACCTTCTCTTTGAATTCCCCGTCCGCAAACTTCGCGAATTCAACAAATTCCTGAACACCGAACCCAGCGAGCAACCCATCCTGGATGCCGTTGCCGGGATCGCATCGGACAAGCAGGTTCAACAGCATTTCTGGGAGCAAGTGGGGGTTCTGCGTTCTCATTTACTGCGCGCCGTCATCGCACTGGCAGTGACGGTTCTCGCCGCATTCGGGGTCGCGCAGGACATCATGGCATTTCTCGCCATTCCCATCGGCGGACTGGAAAACCTGCAAGCCATTCAAGTGACCGAGGAACTCGGCGTGTTCATGCGCGTCTCGATGTCGGTTGGAATTGCGGTGGCGTTTCCCTACATTGCTTTTGAGTTCTGGTTGTTCGCCGCGCCGGGCTTGAAGCCGCGCGAGAAGAAAATGGGACTGGCAGGTATTCCGCTTGCCACGCTCCTCTTTCTGATGGGCATGGCGTTCACATTCTTTGTCCTGCTCCCGGCGGCGCTCCCGTTCTTGGGAGGCTTCACGCCCATCTCCGAGTTTTGGGCGGCGCGGGAATATTTCGGCTTCGTGACCGGTTTGATGTTCTGGATCGGCATCTTCTTTGAATTTCCGCTTGTGATCTATGTGCTGTCCTCGATGGGATTGGTCAAGCCGGAGATCCTGCGGCAGCAGTGGAGGCTGGCGGTCGTTATCATCGCGATCCTCGCCGCCGCCGTCACCCCCACCGTCGACCCGGTCAATATGGGATTGGTGATGATCCCCATGATTTTGTTATACTTCATCAGCATCGGCTTGAGCTACATCGCCTACGCCGGGCGGGTACGCAGGACAGCCGGGGCGCAGGAACATGCCGCAGATGAAGGAGCAGGCTAG
- a CDS encoding fused MFS/spermidine synthase yields the protein MKRYLLFTVFISGMATLGAELTAGRLIGNVFGTSNLVWASIIGLILIYLAFGYHLGGKWADRNPTPLAMYRILAWAAFTVGLVPYVAVPVLRYAAGAFEALSVGVMAGSFVAVLVLFIVPITLLGTISPFAIRLSMDDTEKSGQIAGQIYAVSTLGSFIGTFLPTLITIPTIGTRLTFILFAMILLAVALIGLDRFASRREMLKLIWMPVALAVIAFAFSNSALKQNTGQVYEAESAYNYIQVQEQDGYMLLRLNDGQGVHSIYHPDVLFYNGPWEQFLVGPYFYADRSPDDIKSMAIIGLAAGTAARQATAVYGADIQIDGFEIDGQIVEVGREYFDMNMPNLNVIVGDGRLGLDRSQVKYDIIAIDAYRPPYIPAHMTTLEFFEICASHLADDGVLTLNVGSTPGNRRLIDGLATTMAQIFPSIHIMDIPGTLNTMIFATKQPTSRDNFSANMVRIAQDASLDPVLVVTMASTFANLQPGYTPSTVFTDDLAPIEWIVNNMVVSFVIEGGLEFLK from the coding sequence ATGAAACGCTACCTCCTCTTCACTGTTTTCATCTCCGGCATGGCAACCCTCGGCGCCGAACTCACCGCCGGTCGCCTCATCGGCAACGTCTTCGGCACCAGCAACCTCGTCTGGGCGAGCATCATCGGGCTCATCCTCATCTACCTCGCCTTCGGCTACCACCTCGGCGGCAAATGGGCAGACAGGAACCCGACTCCGCTTGCCATGTATCGCATCCTCGCCTGGGCGGCATTCACCGTCGGCTTGGTACCCTACGTCGCTGTTCCCGTCCTCAGGTATGCGGCGGGCGCGTTCGAAGCGCTCAGCGTCGGCGTCATGGCGGGTTCTTTTGTCGCGGTCCTGGTTCTCTTCATCGTCCCCATCACCCTGCTTGGCACCATCTCCCCCTTCGCCATCCGCCTCTCCATGGACGATACGGAAAAGTCCGGTCAGATCGCCGGGCAGATCTACGCCGTCTCCACGCTCGGCTCCTTCATCGGCACATTCCTCCCCACCCTCATCACCATCCCCACCATCGGCACGCGCCTCACCTTCATCCTCTTCGCCATGATCCTGCTTGCCGTCGCGCTGATCGGTCTCGACCGCTTCGCCAGCCGCCGCGAAATGCTCAAACTGATCTGGATGCCCGTCGCATTGGCGGTCATCGCCTTTGCATTTTCCAACTCCGCCCTCAAGCAGAACACCGGGCAGGTCTATGAAGCCGAATCCGCCTACAACTACATTCAAGTGCAGGAGCAGGACGGCTACATGCTGCTGCGTCTCAACGACGGGCAGGGCGTCCACTCCATTTATCATCCCGATGTCCTCTTCTACAACGGACCCTGGGAGCAATTCCTCGTCGGACCATACTTCTACGCAGACCGCTCGCCCGACGACATCAAAAGCATGGCGATCATCGGACTCGCCGCAGGCACAGCCGCGCGGCAGGCGACCGCGGTCTATGGCGCCGACATTCAGATTGACGGCTTCGAGATCGACGGGCAGATCGTCGAGGTCGGGCGCGAATATTTCGACATGAACATGCCCAACTTGAATGTCATCGTCGGTGACGGCAGGCTCGGCTTGGACCGCAGTCAGGTCAAATATGACATCATCGCCATCGACGCCTACCGCCCGCCCTACATTCCCGCCCACATGACCACGCTCGAATTCTTCGAGATCTGCGCTTCACATCTAGCCGACGATGGCGTGCTGACCCTCAACGTTGGCTCCACCCCGGGCAACCGCCGCCTCATCGACGGTCTCGCCACCACCATGGCACAGATCTTCCCCTCCATCCACATCATGGACATCCCCGGCACGCTCAACACCATGATCTTCGCCACCAAACAGCCCACCAGCAGGGATAATTTTTCCGCCAACATGGTCCGCATCGCGCAGGACGCCAGCCTCGACCCCGTGCTGGTGGTCACCATGGCATCCACCTTCGCCAACCTTCAGCCCGGCTATACCCCCTCCACCGTCTTCACCGACGACCTCGCCCCCATCGAATGGATCGTCAACAACATGGTCGTCAGCTTCGTCATCGAAGGCGGCTTGGAGTTCTTGAAATAG
- a CDS encoding restriction endonuclease subunit S — protein MSKSSLADVSLLITKGTTPTSIGGRFTDSGINFIKSESIADSKYLNKEIFGHIDEDTDLKLKRSRLAEGDLLFSIAGAYLGKIGIVRAEDLPANTNQAVGIVRLDKNLVNVDYIYYYFSQPHINKYINKLSSQSSQPNLNLDLLGKLEFDLKDISTQQKIAAVLSALDAKIELNARINAELEQVAKTLYDYWFVQFAPLSFGHPPKYDMETLGNTESQPVVFGGTEGGRKMVWNEALKREIPLGWEVKKLADWIESDKSGDWGKDELEGNYIKKVSCIRGTDINGLNGTDTCNPPTRFILEKNSHKILNSHDLIIEISGGAPKQSTGRLGYITEATLRRFENPLICSNFCKAISLKDKKYLYNFVYHWNMLYDNDVFFGYEGKTSGIKNLLFDSFVNSHWTVVPPRELVDQFYDFMQKIQSQKHTLLLESQTLTELRDWLLPMLMNGQVKVT, from the coding sequence ATGAGTAAATCATCTTTGGCTGATGTTTCGCTTCTGATAACAAAAGGTACAACTCCAACTTCTATTGGAGGACGATTCACCGATTCAGGTATCAATTTTATTAAGTCAGAAAGCATTGCAGACTCTAAATATTTGAACAAAGAAATCTTCGGACATATTGATGAAGATACTGATTTGAAACTAAAAAGGTCAAGGCTTGCAGAAGGTGATTTGTTATTTTCAATTGCTGGTGCTTATCTTGGAAAAATCGGAATTGTCAGAGCAGAAGATTTGCCAGCAAATACCAATCAAGCAGTTGGTATTGTTAGGTTAGATAAAAATCTTGTCAACGTTGACTATATTTACTATTATTTTTCTCAACCGCACATTAATAAATATATAAACAAATTATCTTCTCAGTCATCTCAGCCAAATCTAAATTTAGACCTTCTTGGTAAATTAGAATTTGACTTGAAAGATATTTCCACTCAGCAAAAAATCGCCGCCGTGCTCTCCGCATTGGACGCAAAAATCGAACTCAACGCCCGCATCAACGCCGAGTTGGAGCAGGTGGCGAAGACGTTGTACGATTATTGGTTTGTGCAGTTCGCCCCCCTGTCCTTCGGACATCCCCCCAAATACGACATGGAAACTCTGGGTAATACAGAGAGTCAACCCGTCGTATTTGGGGGGACTGAGGGGGGTCGGAAGATGGTCTGGAATGAAGCGTTGAAGAGGGAGATTCCGCTTGGGTGGGAGGTGAAGAAACTGGCAGACTGGATTGAGTCTGACAAAAGCGGAGATTGGGGAAAAGATGAACTCGAAGGAAATTACATAAAAAAGGTGTCATGTATTCGTGGCACAGATATTAACGGCTTAAATGGTACTGACACATGCAATCCACCAACTCGCTTTATTTTGGAAAAGAACTCTCACAAGATTTTGAACTCGCACGACTTGATTATTGAGATTTCAGGCGGTGCGCCAAAACAATCAACAGGCAGACTTGGATATATTACCGAAGCAACATTGAGAAGATTTGAAAATCCATTAATCTGTTCCAATTTCTGCAAAGCCATTTCGTTGAAAGACAAGAAATATCTTTACAACTTTGTCTATCATTGGAATATGCTTTACGACAACGACGTATTTTTTGGTTATGAAGGTAAAACAAGCGGCATTAAGAATTTATTGTTTGATTCTTTTGTCAATTCACACTGGACAGTTGTTCCGCCAAGAGAACTTGTAGACCAGTTTTATGATTTCATGCAGAAAATACAATCTCAGAAACATACCCTGTTACTCGAATCCCAAACGCTGACGGAACTGCGCGATTGGCTGCTGCCGATGCTGATGAATGGGCAGGTAAAAGTGACCTAA
- a CDS encoding Asp23/Gls24 family envelope stress response protein gives MEDTQGKTTVSPEVLTAIARLAALEVSGVSRLAPVAGGVNRLFRRGTNEGVRIEAKDNLVQVDLYLILKEDVNIREVSRNVQQNVARAVQEMVGMDVGEVNIHIEDIHYEDSEA, from the coding sequence ATGGAAGACACTCAAGGCAAGACCACCGTATCCCCCGAAGTATTGACCGCCATTGCGCGTCTCGCCGCGCTGGAAGTGTCCGGCGTCAGCCGCCTGGCTCCGGTCGCTGGCGGGGTGAACCGGCTCTTTCGTCGTGGAACAAATGAAGGCGTCCGGATCGAAGCGAAGGACAATCTCGTGCAGGTGGACCTCTACCTCATCCTCAAAGAGGACGTGAACATCCGCGAAGTCAGCCGCAACGTCCAGCAGAATGTCGCCCGCGCTGTGCAGGAAATGGTCGGCATGGACGTCGGCGAGGTCAACATCCACATCGAGGATATCCACTACGAGGATAGCGAGGCTTAA
- a CDS encoding TIGR01906 family membrane protein — MKPALSHLTSFLTPLALIGLAVRILLTPLFYTVEYNLPWFPADEYGFTKQDRLQWAKPSVAYLVNSADISYLGDLQFEDGTPIYNERELKHMQDVKAVVQGFLRVWYAALAILGMLALLAWRYDLLPEYLNGLRRGGWWMIGLAGALGLIAGAGILLNPNIFWAFFSWFHTLFFEGDTWLFAYSDTLIRLFPIRFWQDAVLWAAVIALGGGLALALGLKKWSWHPVRAG, encoded by the coding sequence ATGAAACCCGCCCTCTCCCATCTCACTTCCTTCCTCACCCCCCTCGCCCTCATCGGACTAGCCGTCCGCATCCTGCTCACGCCGCTTTTCTACACCGTCGAATACAACCTGCCCTGGTTCCCCGCGGATGAATACGGCTTCACAAAGCAGGACCGTCTGCAATGGGCGAAACCTTCCGTCGCATACCTCGTCAACAGCGCGGACATCTCCTACCTCGGTGACCTGCAATTCGAAGACGGCACGCCGATCTATAACGAACGCGAGCTCAAACACATGCAAGATGTCAAAGCCGTGGTGCAGGGCTTCCTGCGCGTTTGGTATGCCGCTCTCGCCATCCTTGGCATGCTCGCCCTCCTCGCCTGGCGCTATGATCTGCTTCCCGAATATCTGAACGGTTTGCGGCGCGGCGGCTGGTGGATGATCGGATTGGCGGGCGCGCTCGGCTTGATCGCAGGCGCGGGCATCCTGCTCAACCCGAACATCTTCTGGGCGTTCTTCAGTTGGTTCCACACCCTCTTTTTCGAGGGCGATACGTGGCTCTTTGCATATTCCGACACCCTCATCCGCCTCTTCCCCATCCGCTTCTGGCAGGATGCCGTCCTATGGGCGGCGGTCATTGCCCTGGGAGGCGGTTTGGCTCTGGCGCTGGGATTAAAGAAATGGTCTTGGCATCCTGTGCGCGCCGGTTGA
- a CDS encoding twin-arginine translocase TatA/TatE family subunit, with product MEILGIGLSELVFIVIIILIVLGPKDMQKAGKTLGKWMNGIITSSGWRALKETTNELRQLPVKMMREANLDGFDPNAPPPDPYMGSTRRRPANPKPGSTPPAANYAFPENSIAAPPEQKETESDQPDNA from the coding sequence ATGGAAATTCTCGGCATCGGCTTGTCCGAACTTGTTTTTATCGTCATCATCATCTTGATCGTGCTGGGTCCCAAAGACATGCAGAAGGCGGGGAAGACGCTCGGGAAATGGATGAATGGCATCATCACCTCCTCCGGCTGGAGGGCGCTCAAAGAGACGACCAATGAATTGCGCCAGCTGCCGGTGAAGATGATGCGTGAAGCGAACCTCGATGGCTTCGACCCGAACGCGCCTCCTCCGGACCCGTACATGGGCAGTACCCGCAGGCGTCCTGCAAACCCGAAGCCGGGTTCCACCCCTCCCGCGGCAAACTATGCGTTCCCCGAAAATAGCATTGCCGCCCCCCCGGAACAAAAAGAGACCGAAAGCGACCAGCCCGACAATGCGTAA
- the nusB gene encoding transcription antitermination factor NusB: protein MKPRTRARAVALQVLYETDLSSHPPGDVLTTRLQEDPISNDLAEFARKIIFGVLPLTQDLDQLIAKYAPEWPLDQIAAIDRNILRIAFWEFAVSRETPVKVAINEAVELAKLYGSDSAARFVNGVLGTLAEHENEIHQIIKNRLAQEAKLGS, encoded by the coding sequence ATGAAACCCCGCACCAGGGCGCGTGCTGTCGCCCTGCAAGTGTTATACGAAACGGACCTGTCCAGCCACCCTCCCGGCGATGTTCTGACCACCCGCCTGCAGGAGGACCCGATTTCCAACGACCTCGCCGAATTCGCGCGCAAGATCATCTTCGGCGTCCTGCCGCTCACACAGGACCTCGACCAGTTGATCGCCAAATACGCGCCCGAATGGCCCCTCGACCAGATCGCCGCCATCGACCGCAACATTTTGCGCATCGCGTTCTGGGAGTTCGCTGTCTCGCGCGAAACACCCGTCAAGGTCGCCATCAACGAAGCGGTGGAACTAGCAAAACTCTACGGCTCTGATTCGGCGGCGCGCTTTGTCAACGGGGTGCTCGGCACGCTCGCCGAGCACGAGAACGAGATCCACCAGATCATCAAGAACAGGCTCGCACAGGAAGCAAAACTGGGATCATAA
- a CDS encoding class I SAM-dependent DNA methyltransferase: MALTTTQDFTTQTKALIDSLKGVCANYGLGNDGNEFKIITQTFLYKFMNDKFGYEVKRKNPKLANAASWEKEIGGFTDSEYEMLLLGLDPEVPKLKREHYLSYLFNRQSDGQFAKLFDDTLRDIAIFNNDIFSVKTETGARVILFDELSNYITDSSKRDAFCRALINPLVNFSFEGVFEQKFDFFATIFEYLIKDYNKDGGGKYAEYYTPHAVASIMAAILVNEKVQNVTAYDPAAGSGSLLMSLAHEIGEERCTIYSQDISQKSSGMLRLNLILNNLVHSIQNIIQGDTLVSPYHKKGDKLMTFDYIVSNPPFKLDFSKTRDDMDTKANHERFFAGIPKTPNKDKDKMAIYLVFIQHIIFSLSPKGKAAIVVPTGFLTAQSGIEKKIREKLVEEKMLRGVVSMPSNIFATTGTNVSILFLDKANTKGEIVLMDASKLGTTVKEGKNQKTLLSAEEEGRIITTFNLHQPSDNFSVVVSYEQIKDKNYSFSAGQYFDVKIEYVDLSPAEFAAKMDGYKKNLDSLFEESKQLEKEIKKQLSGLKYE; this comes from the coding sequence ATGGCATTAACCACGACACAAGATTTCACGACCCAAACCAAAGCGCTGATCGATTCGCTCAAGGGCGTGTGCGCCAACTATGGACTTGGCAATGACGGCAATGAGTTCAAGATCATCACACAAACATTCCTGTATAAGTTCATGAACGACAAGTTCGGCTATGAAGTGAAGCGCAAGAACCCCAAACTGGCGAACGCCGCAAGCTGGGAAAAAGAGATAGGTGGATTCACTGACAGCGAATACGAAATGCTGTTGCTTGGGCTCGACCCCGAGGTCCCGAAGTTGAAGCGCGAGCATTATCTATCCTATTTATTCAACAGGCAATCCGACGGGCAGTTCGCCAAACTCTTCGATGACACGCTGCGCGACATCGCCATCTTCAACAATGACATTTTCTCGGTCAAGACCGAAACAGGCGCAAGAGTCATCCTGTTCGACGAGTTGAGCAATTACATCACCGACAGTTCAAAGCGCGACGCGTTCTGCCGCGCCCTCATCAACCCGCTGGTGAATTTCAGTTTCGAGGGCGTCTTCGAGCAGAAGTTCGATTTCTTTGCCACCATCTTCGAGTATCTCATCAAGGATTACAACAAGGACGGCGGCGGCAAGTATGCCGAGTATTACACCCCGCACGCGGTGGCAAGCATTATGGCGGCAATTTTGGTCAATGAAAAGGTGCAGAACGTGACCGCCTACGACCCCGCCGCAGGCTCCGGCTCGCTGTTGATGAGTCTGGCGCACGAGATCGGCGAAGAGCGCTGTACCATTTACTCGCAGGATATTTCGCAGAAGTCGAGCGGCATGCTGAGGCTGAACCTGATCCTCAACAACCTGGTGCATTCCATTCAGAACATCATTCAGGGTGATACACTGGTGTCGCCATATCATAAAAAGGGCGACAAGTTGATGACCTTCGATTACATCGTTTCGAACCCGCCCTTCAAACTGGACTTTAGCAAGACCCGTGATGACATGGACACCAAAGCCAACCACGAGCGCTTCTTTGCAGGCATTCCCAAAACGCCGAACAAAGACAAAGACAAGATGGCAATTTATCTGGTCTTTATTCAGCACATCATCTTTTCGCTCTCCCCCAAAGGCAAGGCGGCGATTGTCGTCCCAACGGGCTTCCTGACCGCCCAAAGCGGAATCGAGAAAAAGATCCGCGAGAAGTTGGTGGAAGAGAAAATGCTGCGCGGCGTGGTTTCGATGCCGAGCAACATCTTCGCCACCACGGGCACCAACGTCTCGATTTTGTTTTTGGACAAAGCCAACACCAAAGGCGAAATTGTGCTGATGGACGCTTCCAAACTGGGGACGACGGTGAAGGAGGGCAAGAATCAAAAGACCCTGCTCTCGGCGGAGGAAGAAGGGCGCATCATTACAACCTTCAACCTGCATCAGCCATCTGACAATTTTTCTGTGGTCGTGAGTTACGAGCAGATCAAAGACAAGAACTATTCCTTTAGCGCGGGTCAATACTTTGACGTGAAGATCGAATACGTGGACTTATCGCCCGCCGAGTTCGCCGCCAAAATGGACGGGTACAAAAAGAACCTTGATTCGCTCTTTGAAGAATCGAAACAGTTAGAGAAAGAGATAAAGAAACAATTAAGCGGGTTGAAGTATGAGTAA
- the fabG gene encoding 3-oxoacyl-[acyl-carrier-protein] reductase: MSFKLTLENKVAIVTGGSRGIGRAIAVELASRGAAVVVNYNSSSSAAEEVVKQIQEAGGKAAAHQADVSDFKQAEALIKFTVDTFGDLGILVNNAGITRDQLIMMMPEADWDAVINTNLKSTFNCSKAAVKHMMRKRTGRIINIASVAGQMGNPGQTNYSASKGGQIAFTKALAREIAGRNITVNAIAPGFVDTEILKAMNPETLAAALKMVPLARLGKPEEIAFTAAFLASDGAAYITGQVIGVDGGMAMM, from the coding sequence ATGTCCTTCAAATTGACTTTAGAGAACAAGGTAGCCATCGTCACTGGCGGCTCGCGCGGCATTGGACGCGCGATTGCCGTCGAACTCGCCTCGCGCGGCGCGGCAGTCGTCGTCAATTACAACAGTTCGTCCTCCGCCGCCGAGGAAGTTGTCAAACAGATTCAGGAGGCGGGCGGGAAAGCCGCCGCGCATCAAGCCGACGTATCCGATTTCAAGCAGGCGGAAGCGCTGATCAAATTCACCGTGGATACGTTCGGCGACCTGGGCATCCTCGTCAACAATGCCGGCATCACCCGCGACCAGCTCATCATGATGATGCCCGAAGCGGATTGGGATGCCGTCATCAACACCAATTTGAAGAGCACATTCAATTGCTCGAAAGCCGCCGTCAAACACATGATGCGCAAACGCACCGGGCGCATCATCAACATCGCCTCGGTTGCCGGGCAGATGGGCAACCCCGGGCAGACCAACTACTCCGCCTCCAAAGGCGGGCAGATCGCTTTCACCAAAGCGCTCGCGCGTGAGATCGCCGGACGGAATATCACCGTCAACGCCATCGCGCCCGGCTTTGTGGATACCGAAATTTTGAAAGCCATGAATCCCGAAACACTCGCAGCCGCGCTCAAGATGGTCCCGCTTGCGCGGCTTGGCAAACCCGAAGAGATCGCCTTCACCGCCGCATTCCTCGCCTCCGATGGCGCCGCGTACATTACCGGTCAGGTCATCGGCGTGGACGGCGGCATGGCTATGATGTAA